Proteins encoded in a region of the Pedosphaera parvula Ellin514 genome:
- a CDS encoding terminase large subunit domain-containing protein, which translates to MKLKEDYFLGYQKRWIEDESRLKIMEKSRQIGLTHAAAFSAVRRVIEKGARLDVWVSSRDEPLARLFLEDCKAWAQLLDVVAHDLGEIIFDREKKFSAYVLEFATKLRIYSLSSNPNALAGKRGHVILDEFALHGDQRMLYRIAKPVTTWGGQLEIISTHRGVGTVFNGIIHDIHQRGNPMGWSHHKVTLQEAIEQGVVERINEKTGEAESREGYLARVRAECLDEEQWLQEYCCVPADESSVFIGYDLIDACEDDCLKDFEYLRKCENPLYLGFDVGRKRDLSVIDVGEKVGDVMWDRMRIELAGKTFSEQEAELYRLLELPKLKRACIDATGLGMQLAERAKYRFGWKVEAVTFTGHVKEELAYNLRMAFEDRRVRITRDPLLRADLRGIKKEVTTSGNIRFIGESADSHCDRFWAKALRQEAAKPRRGVSASVLFESGEMVHYG; encoded by the coding sequence ATGAAGCTTAAGGAGGATTATTTTTTGGGTTATCAGAAGCGGTGGATTGAGGATGAGTCGCGGTTGAAGATCATGGAGAAGTCGCGGCAGATTGGGTTGACGCATGCGGCGGCGTTTTCGGCGGTGCGACGGGTGATTGAAAAGGGGGCGCGGCTGGATGTTTGGGTGTCGTCGCGGGATGAACCGCTGGCGCGGTTGTTCCTGGAGGATTGCAAGGCTTGGGCGCAGCTGCTGGATGTGGTCGCGCATGACCTCGGGGAGATCATTTTTGACCGGGAGAAGAAGTTCTCGGCGTATGTTTTGGAGTTTGCGACGAAGCTGAGAATTTATTCGTTGAGCTCCAATCCGAATGCGCTGGCGGGTAAGCGGGGTCACGTGATCCTGGATGAGTTTGCGCTGCATGGGGACCAGCGGATGTTGTACCGGATTGCCAAGCCGGTGACGACGTGGGGCGGGCAGTTGGAAATCATTTCGACGCATCGGGGAGTGGGGACGGTGTTTAATGGGATTATTCATGATATTCATCAGCGGGGCAATCCGATGGGGTGGTCGCATCACAAGGTGACGCTGCAGGAGGCGATCGAGCAGGGAGTGGTGGAGCGGATTAATGAGAAGACGGGTGAGGCGGAGTCGCGGGAAGGATATCTTGCGCGGGTGAGGGCGGAGTGCCTGGATGAGGAGCAGTGGTTGCAGGAGTATTGCTGTGTGCCGGCGGATGAATCGAGCGTGTTTATTGGCTATGACCTGATTGACGCGTGCGAGGATGATTGCCTGAAGGATTTTGAGTATTTGAGGAAGTGCGAGAATCCGCTGTATCTCGGGTTCGATGTGGGGCGCAAGCGTGATCTCTCGGTGATCGATGTGGGTGAGAAGGTGGGCGATGTGATGTGGGACCGGATGCGGATTGAATTGGCGGGGAAGACTTTCTCGGAACAGGAAGCTGAGCTGTATCGGCTATTGGAGTTGCCGAAGTTGAAGCGGGCGTGCATTGATGCGACGGGGCTGGGGATGCAACTGGCGGAGCGGGCGAAGTATAGGTTTGGGTGGAAGGTGGAGGCGGTGACCTTCACGGGACATGTGAAGGAGGAACTGGCGTATAATCTGCGGATGGCGTTTGAGGATCGTCGGGTGAGGATTACGCGGGACCCGCTGTTGCGGGCGGATTTGCGGGGGATCAAGAAGGAGGTGACGACGAGCGGGAATATCCGGTTTATCGGGGAGAGTGCGGATAGTCACTGCGACCGGTTTTGGGCCAAGGCGTTGCGGCAGGAGGCGGCGAAGCCGAGGCGCGGAGTCAGTGCGTCGGTGTTGTTTGAGTCGGGAGAGATGGTTCATTATGGCTAA
- the fabZ gene encoding 3-hydroxyacyl-ACP dehydratase FabZ, with translation MVDKITKIEGNKITGVKNISINEPYFEGHFPNHPIMPGVLQLEAIAQVAGILTLKQAENFGRLAYFMAAESVKWRKPVRPGDTLVIDVELTKARGKIGKAKGVCSVDGEPVSEAEVTFMIVDA, from the coding sequence ATGGTGGATAAGATTACGAAGATTGAAGGGAACAAGATTACGGGGGTGAAGAACATCAGCATTAACGAGCCGTATTTCGAAGGGCATTTTCCGAATCATCCGATCATGCCGGGGGTGTTGCAATTGGAGGCGATTGCGCAGGTGGCGGGGATTTTGACTTTAAAGCAGGCGGAGAATTTTGGGCGGCTGGCTTATTTCATGGCGGCGGAGAGTGTGAAGTGGCGCAAGCCGGTGCGGCCGGGAGATACATTGGTCATCGATGTGGAATTGACAAAGGCGCGGGGAAAGATTGGCAAGGCCAAGGGAGTCTGCTCCGTTGACGGGGAGCCGGTGAGTGAAGCAGAGGTAACCTTCATGATTGTTGACGCATGA
- the lpxA gene encoding acyl-ACP--UDP-N-acetylglucosamine O-acyltransferase yields MIHSSAVIHPRAQVGANCEIGPFCVIGEHVVLGDGCRLHSHVVIDGHTTLGSKNEIYPFASIGLKTQDLKWKGGVTRTVIGDNNTFREYVTIHSATGDGEVTTVGSHNNLLAYTHVAHNVTLGNHIIMSNVATLAGHVTVEDYAVIGGLAAVHQFCRIGKHSMIGGCSKVVQDIPPFMIADGNPAETKTVNKVGLERRGISEEVQSALRQAYKILFREGLTIPNAVARIEKDLPSSPELQYLVGFVKSSQRGISK; encoded by the coding sequence ATGATTCATTCCTCTGCTGTTATTCATCCGCGGGCTCAAGTGGGAGCGAACTGCGAGATCGGGCCTTTTTGTGTCATTGGTGAGCACGTGGTGCTGGGCGATGGGTGCAGGTTGCATTCACATGTGGTCATTGATGGGCACACTACTTTGGGGAGCAAGAACGAGATTTATCCGTTTGCGAGCATTGGGCTGAAGACCCAGGACTTGAAATGGAAGGGTGGCGTTACCAGGACGGTGATTGGGGATAATAACACCTTTCGAGAATATGTGACGATTCATAGCGCGACCGGTGATGGTGAAGTGACGACGGTGGGTTCACATAACAACCTGCTGGCCTACACACATGTGGCGCATAACGTGACGTTGGGTAATCATATCATCATGTCGAACGTCGCGACGTTGGCGGGGCATGTCACAGTGGAGGATTACGCGGTGATCGGCGGCTTGGCGGCGGTGCATCAGTTTTGTCGGATTGGGAAGCATTCGATGATTGGTGGTTGTTCAAAGGTGGTGCAGGATATTCCGCCGTTTATGATTGCGGATGGGAATCCGGCGGAGACGAAGACGGTGAACAAAGTGGGCCTGGAACGACGCGGCATTTCGGAGGAGGTGCAATCAGCGTTGCGCCAGGCTTACAAGATTTTGTTTCGCGAAGGATTAACCATTCCGAACGCGGTTGCGCGGATTGAGAAGGACTTGCCTTCGTCGCCCGAACTGCAATACCTCGTTGGTTTCGTGAAGAGCAGTCAGCGCGGTATCAGCAAGTAG
- a CDS encoding endonuclease III domain-containing protein yields the protein MRQSRAGILRRRGKRVEKPGFSTKRLFDIDVAVERVREAIKPFAKAAMFELADDGFNSVFEQLVACIISIRTLDEVTIPTARKLFAVARTPGQVSRLQVKKIDELISACTFHEAKARTIRTIASEAVQRFGGALPCDGEKLMELHGVGPKCANLVLGIACGQGKISVDIHVHRVTNRWGYVQTRTPEQTMAALEAKLPKQYWIEINSLLVPFGKHICTGRTPKCSTCPVLEMCQQVGVEVHR from the coding sequence ATGAGGCAGAGCAGGGCTGGTATTTTGAGGCGTCGGGGAAAACGGGTTGAGAAGCCGGGTTTTTCGACAAAGAGGCTTTTTGACATTGATGTGGCGGTTGAGCGTGTTCGCGAGGCCATAAAACCGTTTGCGAAGGCGGCGATGTTTGAATTGGCGGACGATGGGTTCAACTCGGTTTTCGAGCAACTGGTGGCTTGCATTATTTCGATTCGAACCTTGGATGAGGTGACTATTCCGACCGCGCGGAAGTTGTTTGCGGTTGCTCGGACGCCCGGGCAGGTGAGTCGGTTGCAGGTGAAAAAAATCGATGAATTGATCAGTGCCTGTACTTTTCATGAGGCGAAGGCGCGAACGATTCGGACGATAGCTTCGGAGGCGGTGCAGCGGTTTGGCGGGGCATTGCCGTGCGACGGCGAGAAGTTGATGGAGTTGCATGGAGTGGGCCCGAAGTGCGCGAATCTGGTTTTAGGAATAGCCTGTGGACAGGGAAAAATTTCGGTGGATATTCATGTGCATCGGGTGACGAATCGCTGGGGTTATGTTCAGACGCGAACGCCGGAGCAAACGATGGCGGCCTTGGAAGCAAAGTTGCCGAAACAGTATTGGATTGAGATTAATAGTTTGCTGGTTCCTTTTGGAAAGCACATCTGCACGGGGCGAACTCCGAAATGTTCAACGTGTCCGGTGTTGGAGATGTGTCAGCAGGTTGGAGTTGAAGTTCATCGGTGA
- the rsmI gene encoding 16S rRNA (cytidine(1402)-2'-O)-methyltransferase: METQLPPLTPGTLYLVATPIGNLEDMTLRGLRTLRECDVIAAEDTRRTGQLLKHFGISKPMISYFQFNEAKRSEEILQRLARGEKVALVTDAGTPGISDPGERVVQAARSGGFRVEAVPGPCALVAALTASGLPTDEFHFIGFLPHKSGQRRKQLEAVKDFAGTLVLYESPYRIEKLLNELNEIFGERQVVLARELTKKFEEFLTGTPVQLLEVLKKRALKGEFVVLIGQNVEIGAGK, from the coding sequence ATGGAAACGCAATTGCCGCCTTTAACTCCGGGCACGTTATACCTTGTGGCGACGCCGATAGGGAATCTAGAGGATATGACGCTACGAGGATTGCGGACCCTTCGGGAATGCGATGTGATTGCGGCCGAGGATACCCGCCGCACGGGGCAGTTGCTGAAACATTTCGGAATTTCAAAGCCGATGATCAGCTATTTCCAATTCAATGAGGCAAAGAGGAGCGAAGAGATTTTGCAGCGATTGGCCAGGGGAGAGAAAGTGGCGCTGGTTACCGATGCCGGAACGCCGGGTATTAGCGATCCGGGTGAACGGGTGGTGCAGGCTGCCCGGAGTGGTGGGTTCCGAGTGGAAGCTGTTCCTGGACCATGTGCGTTGGTGGCGGCGCTGACTGCGAGTGGCTTGCCAACGGATGAGTTTCACTTTATTGGCTTTCTCCCTCACAAATCAGGACAGCGTCGGAAGCAGTTGGAGGCGGTAAAGGATTTTGCCGGGACGCTGGTGTTATATGAGTCGCCGTACCGAATTGAAAAGTTACTCAACGAGCTGAACGAGATCTTTGGCGAGCGGCAGGTGGTTTTGGCGCGGGAGTTAACGAAGAAATTTGAAGAGTTTTTAACCGGAACGCCGGTTCAACTGTTGGAAGTTCTTAAAAAACGGGCTCTCAAAGGGGAGTTTGTGGTGTTAATTGGGCAAAATGTTGAAATTGGCGCAGGAAAGTAA
- a CDS encoding RNA recognition motif domain-containing protein, with protein sequence MATKLFVGNLPFSTTENDLQDHFSGAGTVIAVNIMQDRATGRSRGFAFIEMGSQAEADAAVAQYHGKEFQGRALTVNEARPREERPPGGGGGYGGGGRGGDRGGRGGGGGGGGYRDRR encoded by the coding sequence ATGGCGACTAAATTATTCGTCGGAAACCTGCCCTTCAGCACTACCGAAAACGATCTGCAAGATCATTTCTCTGGCGCAGGTACAGTCATCGCAGTAAACATCATGCAGGACCGCGCTACCGGACGTTCACGCGGATTTGCATTCATTGAAATGGGTTCCCAAGCCGAAGCTGACGCAGCTGTTGCTCAGTATCATGGCAAGGAATTTCAAGGCCGTGCCCTTACGGTAAACGAAGCTCGTCCTCGTGAAGAGCGTCCTCCTGGCGGTGGCGGCGGATACGGTGGTGGTGGCCGTGGCGGCGACCGTGGTGGCCGTGGCGGCGGTGGTGGTGGTGGTGGATATCGTGATCGTCGTTAA
- a CDS encoding FAD-binding oxidoreductase: MNSSHSKIFSSLRKSLPSDEIRLEPALLEKYAGDKWFASRIPDAVALPRSTESVAKLLKFATKNQIPVTPRGAGFGYVGGCVPVQGGIVLSLERMNRIKEIHEDDFVAEVEPGVITQKLQDAVEKKGLFYPPDPASRADCSIGGNIATNAGGPRCLKYGVTRDYVLGLEVVLADGSVVKLGSRTHKNKTGFDFSRLFVGSEGMLGVVTQATLKLIPLPPYRACLAIGFAAMKEAIKTLRTILHTGFLPCALEVADAFTLAAARQRTRSKRLNGCNAHLIVELDGQEASVRREIQILLKVVKSQNPLFIEKGLGPDQCEAIWKIRREFSYSLRDTGLTKLNQDIVVPRGRLEDLFRFTAGLQKKHGFPVACFGHAGDGNIHVNVMVDLDQPDATKRCNAALDELFRQVLDWNGVITGEHGIGLAKKPWWPLATSPAVRELHSRIKRALDPAGILNPGKFV, from the coding sequence ATGAATTCATCACACTCAAAAATATTCTCCAGTTTACGGAAAAGTCTGCCCTCGGACGAAATTCGCCTCGAACCAGCCCTCCTTGAAAAGTACGCGGGTGATAAGTGGTTCGCCTCGCGAATTCCAGATGCGGTGGCCCTGCCCCGCAGCACCGAATCAGTAGCCAAACTATTGAAATTCGCAACGAAAAATCAAATTCCTGTCACGCCACGTGGAGCTGGTTTTGGTTACGTCGGCGGATGCGTTCCAGTTCAGGGTGGAATCGTTCTTTCGCTTGAACGCATGAATCGGATCAAGGAAATTCACGAGGATGATTTTGTAGCCGAGGTGGAACCGGGCGTCATTACACAAAAGCTGCAGGATGCTGTGGAGAAGAAAGGGCTGTTCTACCCTCCTGACCCAGCCAGTCGTGCAGATTGTTCCATTGGTGGTAATATCGCCACGAATGCGGGCGGTCCGCGGTGCCTTAAATACGGCGTCACGCGAGATTACGTTTTAGGTCTGGAGGTGGTGCTCGCCGATGGGTCGGTCGTTAAACTAGGCAGCCGAACACACAAAAACAAAACCGGATTTGATTTCTCCCGCCTTTTTGTTGGCTCCGAGGGCATGCTGGGTGTTGTTACTCAAGCAACACTAAAGTTAATTCCACTACCGCCCTACCGCGCCTGCCTGGCTATTGGATTTGCGGCAATGAAGGAAGCCATCAAAACCTTGCGAACCATTCTTCATACAGGATTTCTTCCTTGTGCCCTGGAAGTCGCAGACGCCTTCACCCTGGCCGCTGCCCGGCAACGCACTAGAAGCAAAAGATTGAATGGATGCAATGCCCATCTCATAGTCGAACTCGATGGGCAGGAAGCTTCTGTCAGAAGGGAGATACAAATTCTGCTGAAGGTGGTTAAGAGCCAAAATCCACTTTTTATAGAAAAAGGTCTCGGCCCGGATCAATGCGAAGCCATCTGGAAAATTCGTCGCGAATTCTCTTACTCACTTCGAGACACTGGTCTCACCAAACTCAATCAGGATATCGTTGTGCCTCGTGGACGACTGGAGGATCTCTTCCGATTTACGGCAGGTCTTCAGAAAAAGCATGGATTCCCGGTAGCGTGCTTCGGTCACGCAGGTGACGGGAACATTCACGTGAATGTTATGGTTGATCTGGATCAACCTGATGCAACTAAACGTTGCAACGCCGCCTTGGATGAACTCTTCCGCCAGGTGCTCGATTGGAATGGTGTCATCACTGGAGAACATGGAATCGGGTTGGCAAAGAAACCATGGTGGCCTCTTGCAACCTCTCCTGCGGTCAGAGAACTCCACTCCAGGATCAAACGCGCCCTTGATCCTGCCGGAATTCTAAACCCGGGAAAATTTGTATAA
- a CDS encoding putative signal transducing protein has product MELVTIFRAFNAVEAQLVRSRLDAANFHAVVTHELSALSMDGYALAVGGILVQVPAEEASEAKEFLKASDEPQA; this is encoded by the coding sequence ATGGAACTGGTCACCATTTTTCGAGCTTTTAATGCGGTTGAAGCGCAACTTGTTCGTTCACGTTTGGATGCAGCCAATTTCCATGCTGTCGTAACGCATGAGCTATCTGCCTTGAGTATGGACGGCTACGCGCTCGCAGTCGGCGGCATTCTTGTCCAAGTACCAGCGGAGGAAGCCAGCGAAGCCAAGGAATTTCTCAAGGCAAGCGACGAACCTCAGGCATGA
- a CDS encoding PIN/TRAM domain-containing protein, whose protein sequence is MSLWYIRILFLAMCTMAGFAISQRADFLGVGSGVWGSIAGFGFGGFLIAIDEMLKGFSLRAFSATSFGLLLGTLVAALIDHSGLFDIVDDNTRWLIRLGLFLGFSYIGIVLAMRSNKEDFSLIIPYVRFAPQNKPDNLLILDTSVIIDGRIADLIESNLLEGLLIVPRFVLKELQQIGDSADPIRRARGRRGLEMLNRLQRNTLVEVKIHDGDFPEEKEVDAKLVRLARNLGAKLFTNDYNLGKIAELQSVQLVNIHEVAKSFKTVLLPGEVLQLRIVREGKDKGQGVGYLNDGTMVVVNQGQNSIGQQVEVQVQSLLQTGAGVIVFAEAKLPQSHAA, encoded by the coding sequence ATGTCACTTTGGTACATTCGGATTTTATTTCTTGCCATGTGCACCATGGCGGGTTTTGCCATCAGCCAGCGGGCAGATTTTCTTGGCGTGGGAAGTGGGGTATGGGGTTCGATTGCGGGCTTTGGATTTGGCGGCTTTCTTATTGCAATCGATGAGATGCTCAAAGGCTTTTCGTTACGCGCATTTTCCGCCACCAGCTTCGGATTGCTTTTGGGCACTTTGGTTGCTGCTTTGATAGATCATTCAGGATTATTCGACATCGTGGATGATAACACCCGGTGGTTAATTCGTTTGGGACTGTTCCTGGGATTCAGTTACATCGGAATAGTGTTGGCCATGCGCAGTAACAAGGAGGATTTTTCCCTCATCATCCCCTATGTACGTTTTGCTCCCCAAAATAAACCGGATAATTTGTTGATTCTTGATACCAGCGTCATCATCGACGGACGAATTGCTGACCTCATCGAATCAAACCTTCTTGAGGGGCTCTTGATTGTTCCCAGATTTGTTCTCAAGGAACTTCAACAAATAGGGGATTCCGCCGATCCGATACGGCGTGCACGCGGTCGAAGGGGTTTGGAGATGTTAAACCGACTCCAACGCAACACCCTGGTGGAGGTAAAAATTCACGACGGCGATTTTCCTGAAGAAAAAGAAGTGGATGCCAAGCTGGTACGCCTGGCACGAAATCTGGGAGCGAAACTTTTTACGAATGATTATAACCTTGGAAAGATTGCTGAACTCCAATCGGTTCAACTGGTCAACATTCACGAGGTGGCAAAATCATTTAAAACTGTTTTATTGCCTGGAGAGGTCCTTCAGTTGCGCATCGTACGTGAAGGCAAGGATAAGGGTCAGGGTGTGGGTTACCTGAATGATGGCACAATGGTGGTTGTGAACCAGGGCCAGAATTCGATCGGCCAGCAGGTTGAAGTACAGGTTCAAAGCCTTCTACAAACCGGGGCTGGAGTTATTGTTTTTGCTGAAGCCAAGCTGCCGCAGTCTCATGCTGCTTGA
- a CDS encoding MlaD family protein, producing MSQARKEIKVGFFVLICLSLLGLLLLQFGKGTSLFRPTYTILLKSGNAGGLKTRSTVLMAGVGVGTISRIQLNPDGKGVTIYLKIYKQYEIHKDARIVIEQSGFLGDPFVAIYPGDNKAPRFENMDETSVEEPFNLQEVARSAAGFIKRIDQTADKLNGAINDVRKLVLNEQTLTNLSVTVASFRKVSENALSTVQNLNQLITSNGVPASYAISNLVLFSENLNQLATNANGIISTNGPQIAAAVNNLQMSTATLTNLLGDVAAGKGLVGGLLKDPQLAGNFSLLSSNLAITSSNLNRLGLWGILWQHKPPKSKLPPKELEDSRHNPVK from the coding sequence ATGAGCCAAGCGCGCAAGGAAATTAAGGTCGGTTTTTTCGTGTTGATTTGTTTGTCACTGCTGGGGCTTCTTTTGTTGCAATTCGGCAAAGGAACCTCTCTTTTTCGCCCTACCTACACCATCTTGTTGAAATCGGGCAATGCGGGCGGCCTAAAAACACGCTCTACCGTGCTGATGGCGGGGGTTGGAGTGGGCACAATCTCCAGGATTCAACTGAATCCGGACGGCAAAGGAGTCACGATTTATCTCAAGATCTATAAACAGTATGAAATCCACAAGGACGCTCGAATTGTAATCGAGCAATCTGGTTTCCTCGGTGATCCATTCGTCGCAATTTATCCTGGAGACAATAAGGCCCCTCGCTTCGAGAATATGGATGAAACCAGCGTCGAGGAACCCTTCAATCTCCAGGAAGTAGCCCGTAGTGCAGCGGGCTTCATCAAACGCATCGACCAAACAGCAGATAAACTTAATGGTGCCATTAATGATGTGCGAAAATTAGTACTCAATGAGCAAACACTGACCAACCTGTCTGTTACGGTAGCCAGTTTTCGCAAGGTATCTGAGAACGCTTTGAGTACGGTGCAGAATTTGAACCAACTCATCACCTCTAATGGCGTGCCTGCCTCTTACGCAATCAGTAATCTCGTGCTTTTCTCCGAAAATTTGAATCAACTGGCAACCAACGCCAACGGTATCATTTCCACCAACGGCCCCCAAATTGCCGCTGCAGTGAACAACCTGCAGATGTCCACGGCAACGCTCACGAACTTGTTGGGCGATGTTGCCGCAGGTAAGGGGTTGGTGGGTGGTTTGCTCAAGGATCCTCAATTAGCTGGAAACTTCTCCTTATTGTCGAGCAATCTGGCCATTACCTCCAGCAATTTAAATCGTTTGGGATTATGGGGGATTCTCTGGCAACACAAGCCGCCAAAATCAAAATTGCCTCCGAAGGAACTTGAGGATTCCAGACATAATCCTGTTAAATAA
- a CDS encoding ABC transporter ATP-binding protein: MIEVRNLRKSFGAHKILEGVTFKVESGESVVIIGRSGGGKSVLLKHLIGLLSPDSGSVLIDSENLCTLNERQLIRVRSKFGMLFQGAALFDSLSVAENIGFVLRKQKGLTDGEIRNKISEVLEMVELPGTENKKPSELSGGMRKRVGLARAIIYKPQIVLYDEPTTGLDPVVSDSIDKLILRVRDQLKVTTVVVTHDMRSARLLGQRILMLHEGKIYFSGTPEEIFNSTDPVMHRFVNGISIPKEHYF; the protein is encoded by the coding sequence ATGATCGAGGTTCGCAATCTTAGAAAGAGCTTTGGCGCACATAAGATCCTGGAAGGGGTGACTTTCAAGGTGGAGTCAGGGGAATCGGTGGTGATCATTGGCCGAAGTGGTGGAGGAAAAAGTGTTTTGTTGAAACACTTGATCGGTTTGCTTTCCCCGGATTCAGGTTCGGTGTTGATCGACAGTGAGAATCTCTGCACCCTGAACGAGCGTCAATTGATTCGCGTCCGCAGCAAATTTGGGATGTTATTTCAAGGAGCCGCCTTGTTCGATTCCTTGTCGGTGGCTGAAAATATTGGTTTCGTATTACGGAAGCAAAAGGGCCTGACGGATGGTGAAATCAGAAACAAGATTTCCGAGGTGTTGGAAATGGTGGAGTTGCCGGGAACAGAGAATAAGAAGCCTTCCGAGCTTTCCGGAGGCATGCGCAAACGTGTGGGATTGGCCCGAGCCATCATCTATAAACCCCAGATCGTTCTCTATGATGAACCGACCACCGGCCTTGATCCGGTTGTTTCAGACAGCATCGATAAATTAATTTTGCGTGTCCGAGATCAACTGAAAGTAACGACCGTGGTGGTCACGCATGACATGCGCAGTGCCAGACTCCTTGGCCAGCGCATCTTGATGCTGCATGAGGGGAAAATTTATTTTAGCGGGACTCCAGAGGAAATTTTCAACTCGACTGACCCAGTGATGCATCGATTTGTAAACGGCATCTCCATTCCCAAAGAACATTACTTTTGA
- a CDS encoding MlaE family ABC transporter permease: MNFFANRFVAEWLQGLGRISLLTKEALSSLFSLKGSWGNFIYQLYFIGVKSQSVVLITGAFTGMVLCAQTYYQFHQVKLDTATLAVVSVSMCSELGPVLTALMVAGRVGAAMAAEIGTMKVTEQVDALRTLATHPVDYLVVPRLTASVVSLPLLTAEAIAVGIISGYMVGVYLLGIDPVYSYTNMLKYTNSSDVMTGIIKSVIFGVIIAIIGCYKGMTCGEGAEGVGRATTEAVVYASITILISNFFLTLCLKELMRHL, translated from the coding sequence ATGAATTTCTTTGCCAATAGATTTGTGGCAGAATGGCTGCAGGGTTTGGGCAGGATCTCACTGCTGACGAAAGAGGCGCTGAGTTCGCTTTTCAGCCTGAAAGGCTCATGGGGGAATTTTATTTATCAGCTTTACTTCATCGGTGTAAAGTCCCAGTCCGTAGTCCTGATCACAGGAGCTTTTACTGGAATGGTGCTATGCGCTCAGACTTATTATCAATTTCACCAGGTAAAATTGGACACCGCAACTCTTGCTGTCGTCAGTGTATCCATGTGCAGCGAACTTGGGCCGGTTTTAACGGCTTTAATGGTCGCAGGGCGAGTTGGCGCCGCCATGGCTGCCGAGATAGGCACGATGAAAGTCACGGAGCAAGTCGATGCCCTTCGTACATTAGCCACTCACCCGGTGGATTATCTGGTTGTCCCGCGACTAACAGCTTCGGTCGTTTCCCTCCCATTATTGACAGCGGAAGCCATCGCGGTTGGAATAATTTCCGGGTATATGGTAGGAGTGTATTTGTTGGGAATAGATCCAGTCTACTCGTACACCAACATGCTTAAGTACACGAATTCCAGTGATGTAATGACCGGAATTATTAAATCCGTAATTTTCGGCGTCATTATCGCCATTATTGGATGCTATAAAGGCATGACTTGCGGAGAAGGCGCGGAAGGCGTAGGTCGCGCGACTACAGAGGCGGTCGTCTATGCCTCCATAACCATCCTCATCTCCAACTTCTTTCTTACGCTGTGCTTAAAGGAATTGATGCGTCACTTATGA